The Nocardia vinacea genome contains the following window.
CGGTGCCAGCCAGTTTCGACTGCACCCGCCGATTGAATTCGTGTTGGGTCGCGGCGCGGACCTCGATCCGACTGTTGGAGGTTTTGCTCAGCAGTTCCAGGCATTGGCGGATATAGCGGGCCTGCGCCTCGATCATGAAGACGATCGACTGATTTCCGCCGCCGGAATTCGGGCCCATGATGAGGAACAGGTTCGGGAAACCATGCACGGCGACGCCGAGGAACCCTGCCATCCCAGTGCGCCAAGCTTTTTGGAGAGTGAGCCCATTCGCGCCGACGATGTGCTGATCGGCGAACCGGTCGGAGATCTTGAACCCGGTCCCGTACACGATGGCGTCGAATTCCTGCTCGATACCATTGGCGGTGACGATCCCGGTCTCGGTGATCGACGCGATAGGTGAGGTCACCAGCGCGACATTCTCCCGCTGCAGCGCCGGATAGTAGTTGTTGGAAACCAAGATTCGTTTACATCCGAGCCGATCGTCCGGCGTGAGGTTGCGCCGCAGCTCCGGGTCGGCCACTCGACGACGCAGATGCGCCCGCGCCACCACTTCCGCGCGACGCATGAGCTCCGGATTCATGAACGCCGGGGTCAACGACTCGTAGCCCCGATAGATCGCCCAGCGGTAGAGCCGTTGCGCCCCTGGCAGATACCGGAACATCCGATGCTCCACCGGCGACAGCAACCGATCCGGCTTCGGTATGATCCAGTGCGGTGTCCGCTGGAATACCGCCACCTGCTCGGCCTGCTTCGCGATCTGCGGAACGAACTGCACAGCGCTGGCACCGGTTCCGATGACGGCAATCCGCTTGCCGGTCACCTCGAAATCGTGATCCCACAGCGCCGAGTGAA
Protein-coding sequences here:
- a CDS encoding DUF4873 domain-containing protein — protein: MTEPGIVIVGAGFGGIGMAIELRKSGFDDFVVLEKAEEIGGTWRENKFDIRRHIRLRSEVVALDFDDETDRWHVRTADGRHFQPRAVVMAPGPLHEPSVPDFPGRDVFRGRSFHSALWDHDFEVTGKRIAVIGTGASAVQFVPQIAKQAEQVAVFQRTPHWIIPKPDRLLSPVEHRMFRYLPGAQRLYRWAIYRGYESLTPAFMNPELMRRAEVVARAHLRRRVADPELRRNLTPDDRLGCKRILVSNNYYPALQRENVALVTSPIASITETGIVTANGIEQEFDAIVYGTGFKISDRFADQHIVGANGLTLQKAWRTGMAGFLGVAVHGFPNLFLIMGPNSGGGNQSIVFMIEAQARYIRQCLELLSKTSNSRIEVRAATQHEFNRRVQSKLAGTVWNSGGCRSWYLDEHGVNRAAWPGSSVSYWRTMRRPDPGHYDLTVPADREPAHEYSGPALLDAPGVEVPVEVTLGGHPDPIDGRYHWYGRVAPSDGHELPDPGRAEVLLTLPGGVPTAGRLQERDPWGNLRIVGIGTPPYPLATV